The following proteins come from a genomic window of Lycium ferocissimum isolate CSIRO_LF1 chromosome 4, AGI_CSIRO_Lferr_CH_V1, whole genome shotgun sequence:
- the LOC132051762 gene encoding putrescine N-methyltransferase 1-like, which yields MEVKSNHNINGSTTNIVLKNGSICNGNVNGNSHSHENENKLVECTNSIKPGWFSEFSALWPGEAFSLKIEKLLFQGKSDYQDVMLFESATYGKVLTLDGAIQHTENGGFPYTEMIVHLPLGSIPCPKKVLIIGGGIGFTLFEVSRYPTIEKIDIVEIDDVVVDVSRKFFPYLAAGFDDPRVTLVMGDGAAFVKAAQPGYYDAIIVDSSDPIGPAKDLFERPFFEAVAKALRPGGVVCTQAESIWLHMHIIKQIIANCRQVFKGSVNYAWTTVPTYPTGVIGYMLCSTEGPEVNFKNPVNSIDKDTSHVKSNGPLKFYNSDIHKAAFILPSFARDLIES from the exons ATGGAGGTCAAGAGCAACCACAACATCAATGGGAGCACCACCAATATTGTACTGAAAAATGGCAGCATTTGCAATGGCAATGTCAATGGAAACTCCCACTCCCatgagaatgaaaataagcttGTAGAGTGCACTAACTCTATCAAGCCTGGTTGGTTTTCTGAGTTTAGTGCACTTTGGCCAG GTGAAGCATTTtcacttaaaattgaaaagttaCTATTTCAAGGGAAGTCTGACTATCAAGACGTCATGCTTTTTGAG TCAGCAACATATGGGAAGGTGCTAACTTTGGATGGGGCAATTCAACACACAGAAAATGGTGGATTTCCATACACTGAGATGATTGTTCATCTCCCCCTTGGTTCCATTCCATGCCCAAAGAAG GTTTTAATCATCGGTGGAGGGATTGGTTTCACATTGTTTGAGGTCTCTCGTTACCCAACTATCGAAAAAATAGACATAGTTGAGATCGATGACGTGGTTGTAGAT GTGTCTAGAAAGTTTTTTCCATACCTAGCAGCAGGATTTGATGATCCCAGAGTGACCCTTGTTATGGGAGATg GAGCTGCATTCGTGAAAGCTGCTCAACCTGGATACTATGATGCCATTATTGTGGACTCTTCTGATCCTATTG GTCCAGCAAAAGACTTGTTTGAAAGGCCATTTTTCGAGGCAGTAGCCAAAGCCCTAAGGCCGGGAGGAGTAGTGTGTACCCAAGCAGAAAGCATATGGCTTCACATGCATATTATTAAGCAAATTATTGCAAATTGTCGACAAGTGTTTAAGGGTTCTGTTAATTATGCATGGACTACAGTTCCTACTTACCCTAC TGGTGTAATTGGTTACATGCTTTGCTCTACGGAGGGACCAGAGGTTAATTTCAAGAATCCAGTGAACTCTATTGACAAAGATACCAGCCATGTCAAATCTAACGGACCATTGAAGTTCTACAACTCCGAT aTCCATAAGGCAGCTTTTATTTTGCCATCTTTTGCGAGGGATTTGATTGAGTCTTGA